Genomic DNA from Acidimicrobiales bacterium:
CGCCCGCGGTGGCTCAATGGTGTGACGTGACCACCGAACGCTCACCGGTCAATCCTGCGAGCGACGCGGCGTTGGTGTTCATGTCCTGTGCTGTGTGGACGAGGCGCCCGACGATGCCGGTCGTCGACGAGGCATCGGAGGCGACGTCGTGGATGCACGCGGCGATCTGATCCGTCGTGTTCGACGCGGTCGCCATCGTGCCTTCGAGGTCGTGCACCGAGAGCGACTGCTGATCGGCAGCGACCCGGATGACGGTCTGGGCATCGGCGATCTGGGCGATGGTCTCGGAGATGCCGGCGATGGCGCCGACGACGTCACGAGTGTCGGTATGGATGGTCGAGACGAGGTCAGCGATCTCGGTCGTCGCGGCCGTCGTCTGCTTGGCCAGTTCCTTCACCTCACCAGCGACCACGGCGAATCCCTTGCCGGCCTCACCGGCTCGGGCCGCCTCGATTGTGGCATTGAGCGCCAGGAGGTTGGTCTGCTCGGCAATGGTCGAGATCAGCACCAGCACATTGGCGATCTCCGCCGACGAGGTATCGAGGCGCTGGATGGTCGTCGTTGCCACCTTGGCCTGGTCGGATGCGGTGTCGATGATCGTGTCCGAGCTCGCCACCGACGCTGCGATCTGATCGGCCGATCCGCCGAGCTGCAGGATCGACGCCGACGCATTGCGGATCGTCGTGCCCATCAGGTCGGCCCGCTGCACCGCCATCGCCGTCCGGTCGACGGACCCGGTGGCCGAGGACTCGAGCACCGAGCAGACATCGTCGAGTTCGGTACCCGCCAACCGCAGTTGTGCGAAGACCTGGCCGATCCGTCGGTCGACCTTGGTGCCATAGACCCACGACAGCCCGAGGACGAGCAAGGCAACGAACGCGGCGCCGGCGACAACGATGATCTGGAGCGACCGCCCGGCATCGTGTGCTTGCGACGCCACGAGTTCCGAGTGGGCACGGGCCGCAATGGCGAGATTGGCAGCGGCCATGTCGGCCTCGTCGACCGCAGCGAGCAGTTCGGGACTGGAGATGGTCGCCAGCACCTCGAGCGGGGCGTCGCCACCATTCGACAGGGTCTCGGCGTAGGGCCGGAGCCGATCCGTGGCCGCCGTCAGGTTCGCTGCTGCGGTACGAACCTCCTCGCTGTTCGACTCGGCCGCGATCTCGACGATGCGCGTCGCATGGGTGAGTTCATCGGTCAGGCCACCGACCACTGCGGCCGACCCTTCGTCGGCGGTCGCCTGGTCGGTGGCACGAATCAGGCCAAGGACGCCGCCATACACCTGGACCTTGGCGACCTGGAACTGTTCCATCTCGGCGAGCACCTCGGCCGCCTGGTTCATCTGTTCACCGCGCTCGATCGACGCCGACGCTCGTTGCACGACGATCGACACCAGCCCACCGAGCAGGGCGATGAACGTGCAAGCGGCAATGACGATGGATCGGCGCATACGGGGCTTCCTCTGGCTTGGAGATCAACTCGATCCACCAACGCCAGCGGGCAGGCGCGTCAGATCGGTGTCACCAGCTTCGGAGCCCCGCCACCGCGCTATGAGCCCTCGCGTGCGCTCGATGACCCGGTAGACGTCTCAGTCGGCGAGCGAGTCGAGCATGTCGTCGTCGGGCACGTCGCTGTCATCGAGCGGATCGGTGCCCAACTTGACCTCGGCATAGTCGGACACGCCATCGCCGTCGGTGTCGACCTCCCACGGATCGGTCTTCAGATCGATCTCGTAGCCATCGCCGAGCCCGTCGCCGTCGCTGTCGGCCGACTTCGGGTTCAGACCGTACTGGTCCTCGAAGTCATCGGACAGGCCGTCGCCATCGCTGTCGACCGGAACGGTCGGCGCCGGGGGAGTGCTACTCCCCGTCCCGAAGCCGCCATCACCGTCGACGACATCGCCAGTTCCGGTTTGGTACGAGTCCTCGATTTGGCTGTCACCATTGCCGACGT
This window encodes:
- a CDS encoding methyl-accepting chemotaxis protein; translation: MRRSIVIAACTFIALLGGLVSIVVQRASASIERGEQMNQAAEVLAEMEQFQVAKVQVYGGVLGLIRATDQATADEGSAAVVGGLTDELTHATRIVEIAAESNSEEVRTAAANLTAATDRLRPYAETLSNGGDAPLEVLATISSPELLAAVDEADMAAANLAIAARAHSELVASQAHDAGRSLQIIVVAGAAFVALLVLGLSWVYGTKVDRRIGQVFAQLRLAGTELDDVCSVLESSATGSVDRTAMAVQRADLMGTTIRNASASILQLGGSADQIAASVASSDTIIDTASDQAKVATTTIQRLDTSSAEIANVLVLISTIAEQTNLLALNATIEAARAGEAGKGFAVVAGEVKELAKQTTAATTEIADLVSTIHTDTRDVVGAIAGISETIAQIADAQTVIRVAADQQSLSVHDLEGTMATASNTTDQIAACIHDVASDASSTTGIVGRLVHTAQDMNTNAASLAGLTGERSVVTSHH